In a genomic window of Thermoproteus tenax Kra 1:
- the fdhF gene encoding formate dehydrogenase subunit alpha, with product MPRVVLNGREVEARDGETVLELARRNGVEVPTLCYYEGFVNGTCRICVVEINGRLAPACITRVAEGMKIETESPRVLEARRTLLRLLVKSHSHSSETERARCKVCSLAEAHGLEKAPVVRGAPLDDTHPAIVFNPSACVMCRRCVIACSMDQNNDVITVVGRGAGSAIAFDDGVPLGASSCVSCGACVDACPTGALMEKGWEPAEKVAETVCPYCGTGCVVEYGVKGGRIIWARGGRGSSNEGKLCIKGKFGFEYANSPERLRRPLIRRPGVPKGPLNGRRVEEVFREATWEEALSLVAEKIKEIKAKYGPAAIAGIMSDRSTNESIYAFQKLMRCAVGTDNIDQSATLCHEPSAWALALQLGYGAATNPVADVLNARTIVVVGSNMGETHPVIAAYVKRAAKAGAHLILVNPLRTELSRYAELELNIRPGTDVVLFSAMARYILEMGWHDREFVEKYTEGFQEWAKSLEPFTLEFAERVTGVPASAIKEAARLYALEKPSMIMWTLGITEHEYGTENVSALANLALLTGNVGRPGAGLMPLRGQNNVQGGADMGAAPGRLPGYQPLTDPAVRGKFEEAWRCRLPEFVGFRSTEMVEMARRGVIKMMYIVGENSVRSHPDARAVAEALSRLEFLVVQDIFLTETAEYADVVLPAVSSALEDEGTFTNTERRVQATHKVVEPPGDARPDWQIFIELAKRLGYDMGFSSPAEIIAELSRLAPIFAPLPERRSAESSGLWTGRERPYSTPPASPGAGQIQTNLLEQPDVVLERLYPYVLITGRERAQYHTATMTMRSTLTRIMARGPVVEMNPEDMKAEGLADGQVVYLVSPAGKVRAKIKASDRVPRGVLFTTFHYSDLWINAVVPAVLNPFTKTPAYKDARVRIERV from the coding sequence ATGCCCCGCGTAGTGCTCAACGGGAGGGAGGTGGAGGCGAGGGATGGCGAGACTGTGTTGGAGTTGGCCAGAAGGAACGGCGTCGAGGTGCCGACGCTTTGCTACTACGAGGGCTTCGTCAACGGCACATGCAGGATCTGCGTAGTGGAGATAAACGGGAGGCTGGCGCCCGCGTGTATCACCAGGGTGGCTGAGGGGATGAAGATAGAGACGGAGAGCCCCCGGGTCTTAGAGGCCCGGAGGACTCTGCTGAGGCTGCTGGTCAAGAGCCACTCACACTCGAGCGAGACGGAGAGGGCTAGGTGCAAGGTGTGCTCTCTGGCGGAGGCGCACGGCCTGGAGAAGGCCCCGGTCGTGAGGGGGGCTCCGTTGGACGACACGCACCCTGCGATAGTCTTCAACCCCTCGGCGTGCGTCATGTGCAGAAGGTGCGTGATAGCCTGCTCCATGGATCAGAACAACGACGTGATAACGGTGGTCGGCAGAGGGGCCGGGTCGGCCATAGCCTTCGACGACGGTGTGCCCCTCGGCGCCTCCTCCTGCGTCAGCTGCGGCGCATGCGTGGACGCCTGTCCCACGGGCGCGCTCATGGAGAAGGGCTGGGAGCCCGCCGAGAAGGTGGCGGAGACGGTGTGCCCCTACTGCGGCACTGGATGCGTAGTGGAGTACGGAGTGAAGGGCGGGAGGATAATATGGGCGAGGGGCGGGCGCGGGAGCTCCAACGAGGGGAAGCTCTGCATCAAGGGCAAGTTCGGGTTCGAATACGCCAACAGCCCGGAGAGGCTGAGGAGGCCGCTCATAAGGAGGCCCGGCGTGCCCAAGGGGCCGCTGAACGGGAGGAGGGTCGAGGAGGTCTTCAGAGAGGCCACTTGGGAGGAGGCGCTGTCCCTCGTGGCGGAGAAGATAAAGGAGATCAAGGCCAAGTACGGCCCTGCGGCCATCGCCGGCATTATGAGCGACAGGAGCACCAACGAGAGCATCTACGCCTTTCAGAAGCTCATGAGATGCGCCGTGGGCACCGACAACATAGACCAGTCGGCCACGCTCTGCCACGAGCCCTCTGCGTGGGCTCTGGCCCTCCAGCTCGGCTACGGGGCGGCGACGAACCCAGTGGCGGACGTCTTGAACGCGAGGACTATAGTAGTAGTCGGCTCCAACATGGGCGAGACCCACCCAGTCATAGCGGCCTACGTCAAAAGGGCGGCGAAGGCGGGGGCCCACTTGATCCTGGTGAACCCGCTGAGGACAGAGCTCTCGAGGTACGCAGAGCTGGAGCTCAACATAAGACCGGGGACCGACGTAGTTCTATTCTCGGCCATGGCCAGATACATCTTGGAGATGGGGTGGCACGACAGAGAGTTCGTGGAGAAGTACACTGAGGGCTTCCAGGAGTGGGCCAAGAGCCTCGAGCCCTTCACGCTCGAGTTCGCCGAGAGGGTCACTGGGGTTCCCGCCTCGGCCATAAAGGAGGCGGCGCGGCTGTACGCCCTGGAGAAGCCCTCGATGATTATGTGGACGTTGGGAATAACAGAGCACGAGTACGGCACAGAGAACGTCTCGGCGCTGGCGAACCTCGCTCTGCTCACGGGCAACGTGGGGAGGCCGGGCGCGGGGCTGATGCCGTTGAGGGGCCAGAACAACGTGCAGGGCGGCGCAGACATGGGCGCAGCCCCCGGCAGACTGCCCGGATACCAGCCCTTGACCGATCCAGCTGTCAGAGGGAAGTTCGAAGAGGCGTGGAGGTGCAGACTGCCCGAGTTCGTCGGTTTCAGAAGCACTGAGATGGTGGAGATGGCGAGGAGGGGGGTCATAAAGATGATGTACATCGTGGGGGAGAACAGCGTTAGGTCCCACCCGGACGCCAGAGCTGTGGCGGAGGCCCTCAGCAGACTGGAGTTCTTGGTGGTACAGGACATATTTCTGACTGAGACGGCCGAGTACGCCGACGTGGTGCTCCCGGCGGTCTCCTCGGCGCTGGAGGACGAGGGCACGTTCACCAACACTGAGCGCAGAGTGCAGGCCACGCACAAGGTCGTGGAGCCGCCCGGGGACGCCCGGCCGGACTGGCAGATATTCATAGAGTTGGCCAAAAGGCTGGGCTACGATATGGGCTTCTCGAGCCCCGCAGAGATAATAGCGGAGCTCTCGCGCCTGGCGCCCATATTCGCGCCTCTCCCGGAGAGGCGGAGCGCGGAGTCCAGTGGCCTGTGGACGGGGAGGGAACGCCCATACTCTACGCCTCCGGCTTCCCCAGGGGCAGGGCAGATTCAGACAAATCTCCTGGAGCAGCCCGACGTAGTGCTCGAGAGGCTCTACCCCTACGTGTTGATAACGGGCAGAGAGAGGGCCCAGTACCACACGGCCACTATGACCATGAGGTCCACTCTGACGAGGATAATGGCGAGAGGGCCTGTGGTGGAGATGAACCCGGAGGACATGAAGGCGGAGGGCCTCGCCGATGGGCAGGTCGTCTATCTGGTCTCGCCCGCGGGGAAAGTGAGGGCGAAGATAAAGGCCTCGGACAGAGTGCCCAGAGGCGTGTTGTTTACGACGTTCCACTACAGCGATCTGTGGATCAACGCCGTTGTGCCGGCCGTGCTCAACCCGTTCACCAAGACGCCGGCCTACAAGGACGCGCGGGTGAGGATAGAGAGAGTCTGA
- a CDS encoding NADH-ubiquinone oxidoreductase-F iron-sulfur binding region domain-containing protein — protein sequence MDYNSRLRQAAREVLEGRSSGLRETARRYNVPVSALKGIATFYLGREENQVCMGLPCVLKGARRAAEELERRGVKFSTAYCLGYCDKGPVVKIGGRLYTYRGSLQEIPGKEEALRAYKRLDAYVKEGGYSAALRLLEERDRSFVLSLLDRANLRGLGGAGFPTAAKWRSLLSNPDRPKYLVVNFHEGEPGTFKDRELVESNPHKLLEGTLIASLVLDVDEAIIAVREDYEAARAVLEAALEELRAFLASRGAAAPPISVVSVGGSYVVGEETALLEALEGRRGEPRVRPPYPTERGLYGKPTVVNNVETIAVLVDILRAYYEGREPAVEKRYSVTGDVERPGVYVLKMGTRLGELLKASGASDVKAVFIGGVSGGLLPGDADIALDFDGARKAGVGLGTGSVIVLSNGRCIVDAMYEVAQFFAAESCGKCEPCRLGTRELVEIMRRIKAGRATEEDLKWAESVAKTMMETSLCGLGQAAGKVFLDALGRFREEFEEHLRGVCRAGVCFR from the coding sequence GTGGACTACAACTCGAGGCTCAGGCAGGCGGCCCGAGAGGTGCTCGAGGGGCGGTCCTCCGGCCTCAGAGAGACGGCCCGGAGGTACAATGTGCCCGTCTCAGCTCTGAAGGGGATCGCCACGTTCTATCTAGGGCGAGAGGAGAACCAAGTCTGTATGGGCCTCCCTTGCGTTCTGAAGGGAGCGAGGCGGGCGGCCGAGGAGCTCGAGAGACGCGGCGTAAAGTTCTCGACGGCCTACTGCCTGGGCTATTGCGACAAGGGGCCCGTAGTTAAGATCGGAGGAAGGCTCTATACATACCGCGGCTCTCTACAGGAGATACCGGGGAAGGAGGAGGCTCTGAGGGCCTACAAAAGGCTCGACGCCTACGTCAAAGAGGGGGGCTATTCGGCCGCTCTGAGGCTCTTGGAGGAGCGGGACAGATCCTTCGTGCTCTCGCTCCTCGACAGGGCGAACTTGAGGGGGCTGGGGGGCGCCGGGTTCCCCACGGCGGCCAAGTGGCGCTCTTTGTTGTCCAACCCCGACAGGCCCAAGTACCTCGTGGTGAACTTCCACGAGGGGGAGCCCGGCACCTTCAAGGACAGAGAGCTCGTAGAGTCGAACCCACACAAGCTTTTGGAGGGGACGCTCATAGCGTCGCTGGTGTTGGACGTCGACGAGGCCATCATCGCAGTGAGGGAGGACTACGAGGCGGCGAGGGCAGTGTTGGAGGCAGCGCTGGAGGAGCTGAGGGCCTTCCTCGCCTCGAGGGGCGCGGCGGCCCCGCCAATTAGCGTCGTGTCCGTGGGCGGCTCCTACGTAGTAGGCGAGGAGACAGCGCTGTTGGAGGCGCTGGAGGGGAGGAGGGGGGAGCCGAGGGTGAGGCCTCCGTACCCCACGGAGAGGGGGCTCTATGGAAAGCCCACCGTCGTCAACAACGTGGAGACCATAGCTGTGCTCGTCGACATTTTGAGGGCGTACTACGAGGGCAGAGAGCCCGCCGTAGAGAAGCGCTACTCGGTCACCGGCGACGTGGAGAGGCCGGGCGTATACGTCCTCAAAATGGGCACGAGGCTCGGGGAGCTCCTCAAGGCCAGCGGCGCCTCCGATGTAAAGGCCGTCTTCATAGGGGGAGTCTCGGGCGGACTGCTGCCTGGAGACGCCGACATCGCCCTCGATTTCGACGGCGCCAGGAAGGCCGGCGTCGGGCTCGGCACAGGCTCGGTGATAGTTCTGTCCAACGGGAGGTGCATCGTGGACGCCATGTATGAAGTGGCCCAGTTCTTCGCGGCCGAGTCGTGCGGCAAATGCGAGCCGTGCAGACTGGGCACTAGGGAGCTTGTTGAGATTATGCGGAGGATTAAAGCGGGGAGGGCGACCGAGGAGGATCTGAAGTGGGCCGAGTCCGTGGCCAAGACCATGATGGAGACCTCCCTATGCGGCCTGGGCCAGGCGGCGGGGAAGGTGTTCTTGGACGCACTCGGCAGATTCAGAGAGGAGTTCGAGGAGCACCTAAGGGGCGTGTGCAGAGCCGGAGTCTGCTTTAGGTGA
- a CDS encoding putative sulfate exporter family transporter produces MSSQKIDWRPLYKKEDWWALWLGLALFFYSLVGFFSFRDILGWVPTWKAWTDISSPVAVPNPKLVLGSPWVNLVVAWIALMLLLMGPAKLIGVRPSEWVKGFTVIYWLWWISAIIIGYKPIANAVTTEFTFTLALLISLIIGNMPKVPQWLLNSARGEWFIKTALVLLGAKILFTDWIRYGGTVLLMVLIGFPAFMFLTFPLFKLFTRNTDLSVVATAGTSICGVAAAIAAAGAINAPAIYPAMVSAAVLIFAAVELVILPWIAIGMVKAGVLSPAAAGAWMGLSVKTDGAAAASAEIVARGVGLDAPLTIGVMTKMLIDIWIGVVAFVLALIWAFFVEPRRSGGAQSARRRPSPMELWFRFPKFVLGYFFTSLAVSALIAALAGSAFAAQPNPIDAATKAVVPVVVLQGTDPFRVLLFGLTFIAIGLNTRFSLMKQYKVWNLFISFGIARIVVILIALLLVTLFFPK; encoded by the coding sequence ATGTCCTCGCAGAAGATCGATTGGAGACCTCTCTATAAAAAAGAGGACTGGTGGGCGCTCTGGTTAGGACTTGCGCTGTTCTTCTACTCGCTTGTCGGCTTCTTCTCCTTCAGAGATATCTTGGGCTGGGTGCCCACATGGAAGGCATGGACCGATATTTCGTCGCCTGTCGCTGTGCCAAATCCAAAGTTGGTTTTGGGCTCGCCTTGGGTGAACCTGGTTGTCGCTTGGATCGCGCTCATGTTGTTGCTCATGGGCCCTGCGAAGTTGATCGGCGTGAGGCCCTCTGAGTGGGTTAAAGGGTTCACTGTGATATACTGGCTGTGGTGGATCAGCGCCATAATCATTGGGTATAAGCCCATAGCCAACGCAGTGACCACAGAGTTCACCTTCACGCTCGCCCTCCTCATCAGCCTCATTATAGGCAATATGCCCAAGGTGCCTCAGTGGCTCTTGAACTCAGCGAGGGGCGAGTGGTTTATCAAGACTGCTCTGGTTCTGCTCGGCGCTAAGATACTCTTCACAGACTGGATCAGATACGGCGGCACTGTCCTTCTGATGGTGCTGATAGGCTTCCCCGCGTTTATGTTCCTCACCTTCCCCCTATTTAAACTCTTCACTAGAAATACCGATTTAAGCGTGGTGGCCACAGCAGGCACCAGCATCTGCGGCGTGGCCGCGGCCATAGCAGCCGCCGGCGCGATAAATGCGCCTGCGATATATCCGGCCATGGTCTCGGCCGCTGTGTTAATATTCGCCGCAGTTGAGCTTGTAATATTGCCTTGGATAGCCATCGGCATGGTTAAGGCCGGCGTACTGTCGCCGGCTGCCGCCGGAGCATGGATGGGGCTCTCGGTCAAGACGGACGGAGCCGCGGCCGCATCGGCGGAGATAGTGGCCAGGGGGGTGGGGCTAGATGCCCCGTTGACTATAGGAGTAATGACCAAGATGTTGATAGACATCTGGATCGGCGTAGTGGCCTTCGTCCTCGCGTTGATATGGGCCTTCTTCGTAGAGCCGAGGCGCTCGGGGGGCGCTCAGTCGGCGCGGAGGAGGCCCTCGCCTATGGAGCTCTGGTTTAGATTTCCAAAGTTTGTCCTAGGCTACTTCTTCACCAGTCTGGCAGTCTCTGCGCTCATTGCGGCTTTGGCCGGCTCAGCCTTCGCCGCTCAGCCGAATCCGATCGACGCAGCCACAAAGGCCGTAGTTCCAGTGGTAGTGTTGCAAGGCACAGATCCATTTAGAGTCTTGTTGTTCGGGCTGACTTTCATAGCGATAGGGCTGAACACACGCTTCTCGTTAATGAAACAGTACAAGGTGTGGAACCTATTCATCTCCTTCGGCATCGCGCGCATCGTGGTGATACTCATTGCGCTCCTACTAGTCACTTTATTTTTCCCCAAATGA
- the cas6 gene encoding CRISPR-associated endoribonuclease Cas6, producing MDVEIVRISAVAQELVIIVGFTGTVVESLVIKALERPDLHDARTKPFSVWPLLHNGRPVLSAAAVAPGDLLEIRAGFADEDMARKFAESVGRSLELFGRRLSVEAVEVKSAFFQMPEAQCFKLEFLTPLRFAVPPIYRRRRALFDFLPRPLSLFKSAVRHGRQLGLTKLGTPFLKWVHTYVALTDFGCRRRCVVTVELPGGGLARGFVGWALYRSFGRRRLRDLWTVIKLMEALNVGTGRTMGLGAVRATPLDCGGRKAAEGNKAAGSA from the coding sequence GTGGACGTCGAGATAGTCAGAATATCCGCCGTGGCCCAAGAGCTCGTCATAATAGTGGGGTTCACTGGGACTGTGGTCGAGTCCCTCGTGATCAAGGCCCTTGAGAGGCCCGACCTACACGACGCGAGGACGAAGCCGTTTTCGGTCTGGCCCCTTCTCCACAACGGGAGGCCCGTGCTGTCGGCGGCGGCGGTGGCGCCGGGGGACCTGCTCGAAATAAGGGCGGGGTTCGCCGACGAGGACATGGCTAGGAAGTTCGCCGAGTCTGTGGGGAGGAGCTTGGAGCTCTTCGGGAGGAGGCTCTCGGTGGAGGCCGTCGAGGTCAAAAGCGCCTTCTTCCAGATGCCGGAGGCGCAGTGCTTCAAACTCGAGTTCTTGACCCCGCTCAGATTCGCCGTTCCTCCCATCTACAGGAGGAGGAGGGCGCTCTTCGACTTTCTGCCGCGTCCTCTGTCCCTCTTCAAGTCGGCTGTGAGACACGGGAGGCAGCTGGGTTTGACGAAGTTGGGAACGCCCTTCTTGAAGTGGGTGCACACCTACGTGGCACTGACGGACTTCGGCTGCCGGAGGAGGTGCGTAGTGACGGTGGAGCTGCCCGGCGGAGGGCTGGCCAGAGGCTTCGTGGGCTGGGCCCTCTACAGATCCTTCGGGAGGAGGCGCTTGAGGGACCTCTGGACAGTGATCAAGCTCATGGAGGCTCTGAACGTCGGCACGGGCCGGACCATGGGGTTGGGGGCCGTGAGGGCGACCCCTCTGGATTGCGGCGGAAGGAAGGCGGCGGAGGGAAACAAGGCGGCTGGGTCGGCGTAG
- a CDS encoding zinc ribbon domain-containing protein, whose protein sequence is MSQVYRALKIRIPWCLVEERPDVLDLTVRMHLAAEEYARRLLKELTGQEEPKLTAEELDRLLTPERRELARRIIEETFPKYGLKKYFIDKAKFFWRDVAFYRAVPLDIQLRIENERDVSRAVFVDLKKGVLRVRKLGIPSFAVELKKSNVTWIRERLEEGAKLKLAFLGVEKRGGEKEPTFGGLYVALVFAREVAQIAPRALVVVDVNRLDHYIKVGLVTDGRAVELRKFPKRERIRKLERIHVHISRLSRALARVNEDIDPRRALDIQRQLWKLETKRYGIIREIVVDAAREIIKLAREHKAAIVVDTMEDESYRELKERSGNGMRKHLLDGLGQLRRRLKELSQWYGLPYLEERLYSTACPRCGAKMTKEEGRFVRCPTCGFRAHRDNVPVIWAEKRYWEILQKAKQPAFPATATFLTS, encoded by the coding sequence ATGAGCCAAGTCTATAGGGCGTTGAAGATCAGAATTCCATGGTGTCTCGTCGAGGAGCGGCCGGACGTCCTCGACCTCACTGTGCGTATGCATCTGGCCGCGGAGGAGTACGCCAGAAGACTGTTGAAGGAGCTGACGGGGCAAGAGGAGCCGAAGCTCACGGCAGAGGAGCTGGACCGCCTGCTCACTCCCGAGAGGCGGGAGCTGGCGCGCCGGATAATAGAAGAGACATTCCCCAAGTACGGCCTCAAGAAGTACTTCATAGACAAAGCAAAATTCTTCTGGCGCGACGTGGCGTTCTACAGGGCGGTTCCACTTGACATCCAACTTAGGATTGAAAACGAGAGAGACGTGAGTAGGGCAGTCTTCGTCGACCTAAAGAAGGGCGTTCTCAGAGTGCGTAAGCTCGGCATACCCTCTTTCGCCGTTGAGTTGAAGAAGAGCAACGTCACTTGGATAAGGGAGAGACTAGAAGAGGGCGCTAAATTGAAGTTAGCGTTCCTCGGCGTTGAGAAGAGAGGTGGTGAGAAGGAGCCGACATTCGGCGGCCTATACGTCGCCCTTGTGTTCGCTAGGGAGGTGGCGCAGATAGCGCCTAGGGCGCTCGTCGTTGTCGACGTAAACCGGTTGGACCACTACATAAAGGTCGGCCTCGTGACCGACGGCCGAGCCGTGGAGCTGCGGAAGTTCCCCAAGAGGGAGCGTATACGGAAGCTTGAGAGGATCCACGTCCACATCAGCAGACTTAGCAGAGCCCTCGCGCGTGTGAACGAGGACATAGACCCGCGCAGAGCCCTCGACATCCAGAGACAGCTGTGGAAGCTTGAGACGAAGCGCTACGGCATAATCCGCGAGATAGTGGTGGACGCCGCCCGCGAGATCATAAAGCTGGCAAGGGAGCATAAGGCCGCCATAGTCGTCGACACGATGGAGGACGAGAGCTACCGAGAGCTGAAGGAGAGGAGCGGAAACGGCATGAGGAAGCACCTCCTAGACGGTCTCGGACAACTGAGGAGGAGGTTGAAGGAGTTATCCCAGTGGTATGGGTTGCCGTATCTAGAGGAGCGGTTGTACTCAACTGCCTGTCCCCGTTGTGGCGCTAAGATGACAAAAGAGGAAGGCCGCTTCGTGCGTTGCCCCACTTGCGGCTTCAGAGCGCACCGCGACAACGTGCCGGTGATATGGGCAGAAAAACGCTACTGGGAAATCCTCCAGAAGGCAAAACAACCCGCTTTTCCGGCGACCGCCACATTTTTAACTTCGTAA
- a CDS encoding 6-phosphofructokinase: MKIGVLTGGGDAPGLNIAVYTFVKLAERKHEVYAIYHGWRGLLNKEVKRVSSRDLLDFAFSGGTYIRTSRTNPFKDEERARLLESNVKELGLDVVVAIGGDDTLGAAGEAQRRGILDAVGIPKTIDNDVYGTDYTIGFDSAVNAAIEATESFKTTLISHERIGVVEVMGREAGWIALFTGLSTMADAVLIPERPASWDSVAKRVKEAYNERRWALVVVSEGIKEYGGPKDEYGHSRLGGVGNELAEYIERSTGIEARAVVLGHTIRGVPPTAFDRILAVRYATAAYEAVENGRYGVMVAYSNGDIAYVPIVDVVGKNRLVSGYWMRLYETYWPDLAG, encoded by the coding sequence ATGAAGATAGGAGTTCTGACGGGGGGCGGCGACGCCCCGGGCCTCAACATAGCAGTCTACACGTTCGTGAAACTCGCCGAGAGGAAGCACGAGGTGTACGCGATATATCACGGGTGGAGGGGGCTGTTGAATAAGGAGGTCAAGAGGGTCTCGTCGCGCGACTTGTTGGACTTCGCCTTCTCCGGCGGGACGTACATAAGGACGTCCAGGACCAACCCGTTCAAAGACGAGGAGAGGGCGAGGCTGCTTGAGAGCAACGTGAAGGAGCTTGGGCTCGACGTCGTAGTGGCCATAGGGGGCGACGACACGTTGGGCGCCGCCGGAGAGGCCCAGAGGAGGGGCATACTCGACGCAGTGGGTATACCGAAGACGATAGACAACGACGTATACGGCACCGACTACACCATAGGCTTCGACTCGGCGGTGAACGCCGCGATAGAGGCGACTGAGTCCTTCAAGACCACGTTGATTTCCCACGAAAGGATAGGCGTCGTCGAAGTTATGGGCAGAGAGGCCGGCTGGATAGCGCTGTTCACGGGGCTGTCGACGATGGCCGACGCCGTGTTGATACCTGAGAGGCCGGCGAGCTGGGACTCGGTGGCCAAGAGAGTCAAGGAGGCCTACAACGAGAGGCGCTGGGCCCTTGTAGTGGTCTCCGAGGGGATCAAGGAGTACGGAGGGCCCAAGGATGAATACGGTCACTCGAGGCTGGGGGGCGTCGGAAACGAGCTGGCGGAGTATATAGAGAGGAGCACCGGGATCGAGGCGAGGGCCGTGGTGCTTGGGCACACAATCAGAGGCGTGCCGCCGACGGCGTTCGACAGAATTTTGGCCGTAAGGTACGCCACGGCGGCCTACGAGGCGGTGGAGAACGGCAGGTACGGAGTGATGGTCGCCTACAGCAACGGGGATATAGCCTATGTTCCCATAGTGGACGTGGTGGGCAAGAACAGGCTGGTCAGCGGGTATTGGATGAGGCTGTACGAGACCTATTGGCCGGACCTAGCGGGCTAG
- a CDS encoding fructose-bisphosphate aldolase, whose product MANLTEKFLRIFARRGKSIILAYDHGIEHGPADFMDNPDSADPEYILRLARDAGFDGVVFQRGIAEKYYDGSVPLILKLNGKTTLYNGEPVSVANCSVEEAVSLGASAVGYTIYPGSGFEWKMFEELARIKRDAVKFDLPLVVWSYPRGGKVVNETAPEIVAYAARIALELGADAMKIKYTGDPKTFSWAVKVAGKVPVLMSGGPKTKTEEDFLKQVEGVLEAGALGIAVGRNVWQRRDALKFARALAELVYGGKKLAEPLNV is encoded by the coding sequence ATGGCAAACCTCACCGAGAAATTCTTAAGGATATTCGCGAGGAGGGGGAAGTCCATAATACTGGCCTACGACCACGGCATTGAGCACGGGCCCGCGGACTTCATGGACAACCCGGATTCAGCCGACCCGGAGTATATACTGAGGCTCGCGAGGGACGCCGGCTTCGACGGAGTTGTGTTCCAGAGGGGCATCGCCGAGAAGTACTACGACGGGAGCGTGCCGCTGATATTGAAGCTCAACGGCAAGACGACGTTGTACAACGGCGAGCCTGTGTCGGTGGCCAACTGTAGCGTCGAGGAGGCCGTAAGCCTCGGCGCAAGCGCCGTGGGCTACACAATATACCCAGGCAGCGGCTTTGAGTGGAAGATGTTTGAGGAGCTGGCCAGAATTAAGAGGGACGCCGTTAAATTCGACCTGCCCCTGGTGGTCTGGTCGTACCCGAGGGGCGGGAAAGTCGTCAACGAGACGGCGCCTGAGATCGTCGCCTACGCGGCGAGAATAGCCCTGGAGCTCGGCGCAGATGCTATGAAGATAAAGTACACGGGAGATCCCAAGACCTTCTCCTGGGCCGTCAAAGTGGCCGGCAAAGTGCCTGTGCTTATGTCCGGAGGCCCCAAGACGAAGACTGAGGAGGACTTCCTCAAACAAGTGGAGGGAGTCCTTGAGGCGGGGGCCTTGGGCATTGCCGTCGGCAGAAACGTCTGGCAGAGGAGGGACGCCCTCAAGTTCGCCAGAGCGCTTGCAGAGTTGGTGTACGGCGGAAAGAAGCTGGCCGAGCCTCTGAACGTATGA
- a CDS encoding translation elongation factor — MLRGAISAVLSSDEARAREIAERLGKRARGEEGVYYRKVGELVRSVLVPGNGSFLDLARAVSISSSFYLYMPQFTWAEGELALLVEAAGIQGVVMAEDRRAFSKYFGELAMSKYLSDFRELDVEVPDVGIVYVDRAFNVRGVGLVALGYAMTQIAVHDELVAFPGGKRVEVKSIQVLDEDQDAVGPGARVGLALKGASLEEIREAQALLKPGVKTARELKYVKFKWSEEPRDVHVFIRGVKAMGRAEGDTIKLNGEIPAAPGRALVVNVNARPKKPRVVGYAEL, encoded by the coding sequence ATGCTCAGAGGGGCTATATCGGCGGTGTTGTCGTCGGACGAGGCCAGGGCGCGGGAGATCGCTGAGAGGCTCGGCAAGAGGGCCAGAGGTGAGGAGGGCGTGTACTACAGGAAGGTCGGCGAGCTTGTCAGAAGCGTCCTCGTGCCTGGCAACGGGAGCTTTCTTGATCTGGCGCGGGCTGTGTCGATATCTTCGTCTTTCTATCTCTATATGCCCCAGTTCACTTGGGCCGAGGGAGAGCTGGCTCTTCTCGTCGAGGCGGCGGGGATCCAAGGGGTCGTTATGGCCGAGGACAGACGAGCGTTCTCCAAATACTTCGGGGAGTTGGCTATGTCGAAGTATCTCTCGGACTTCAGAGAGTTGGACGTCGAAGTTCCCGACGTCGGGATAGTCTACGTGGACAGAGCCTTCAACGTGAGAGGGGTCGGGCTGGTGGCGCTCGGCTACGCTATGACGCAGATCGCCGTGCACGACGAGCTCGTCGCATTCCCAGGGGGCAAAAGGGTCGAGGTAAAGAGCATACAAGTGTTGGATGAAGACCAAGACGCGGTGGGACCCGGCGCGAGGGTCGGCTTGGCTCTCAAGGGGGCCAGCCTGGAGGAAATAAGGGAGGCGCAGGCGCTCCTCAAGCCCGGCGTCAAGACCGCGAGGGAGCTCAAATATGTGAAGTTCAAATGGAGCGAGGAGCCCAGAGACGTCCACGTGTTCATCAGAGGCGTCAAGGCCATGGGGAGGGCCGAGGGCGATACAATAAAGCTGAACGGAGAGATCCCGGCGGCGCCCGGGAGGGCCTTGGTAGTCAATGTGAACGCCAGGCCGAAAAAGCCCAGAGTTGTCGGCTACGCCGAGTTGTGA
- a CDS encoding DUF1641 domain-containing protein, translating to MTEVVTIPKAEYERLLAQVEALRKEVEELSSLLLPLKIVLEKLPHLMADIQVFKVAAPAISMLAIMDSADINAMGAAMQGGVQCTSKALRQIAEQGAPKVGLFGLLKAMGDPEVQKAMGIMLTLLKHMGSCMEENLKMVSETR from the coding sequence ATGACCGAGGTTGTGACTATACCCAAGGCCGAGTACGAGAGGCTCCTGGCGCAAGTGGAGGCATTGAGGAAGGAGGTCGAGGAGCTGAGCTCGTTGCTTCTGCCCCTCAAGATCGTCTTGGAGAAGCTGCCCCACCTAATGGCCGACATCCAAGTGTTCAAAGTGGCGGCGCCCGCGATATCTATGTTGGCCATAATGGACTCGGCCGACATCAACGCCATGGGCGCCGCTATGCAGGGAGGAGTCCAGTGCACGAGCAAGGCCTTGAGACAGATAGCTGAGCAGGGCGCGCCCAAAGTGGGCCTCTTCGGTCTGTTGAAGGCGATGGGCGATCCCGAGGTCCAAAAGGCTATGGGCATAATGTTGACCCTCTTGAAGCATATGGGCAGCTGTATGGAGGAGAATTTAAAGATGGTCAGCGAGACGAGATAG